A region from the Triticum urartu cultivar G1812 chromosome 1, Tu2.1, whole genome shotgun sequence genome encodes:
- the LOC125513182 gene encoding probable xyloglucan galactosyltransferase GT19, whose translation MPNSLLLLLLVLRAVAGDAAADSADPCAGRRIHIRDLPPSFNTHLLRHCDAAFPLADPSSSVTSAPTCESLANHGLGPRTHARSRSWYRTDARLLEPFFHRRLLERRCLVANPSLADAVFLPYYAALDSIPYVLDPSLLNSSALHGASLAQFLARDRPQILARRHGHDHFMVLGGSAWDHSQPPRAEPRLLGTTSLVRLPEFENFTFLALESRSWPWQEHAIPHPTSFHPASLPRLEAWLARARRSRRTTLMLFAGGVSRPSRPNIRGSILAECANRTDACVVVDCSAGKCSHDPVRYMRPMLGAKFCLEPPGDTPTRRSTFDAILAGCVPVFFEDAAARRQYGWHLPPGRYDEFSVYIQKETVVLGGVKIAETLAAVPDAEVRRMRERALEMAPRVLYRRHGSTAELREAGNDAVDLAVDGALRRIRRRARALEEGQPERIYAQEDDSVDA comes from the coding sequence ATGCCCAATTCTCTCCTGCTTCTCCTCCTCGTCCTCCGCGCAGTCGCCGGAGACGCCGCCGCCGATTCGGCAGACCCCTGCGCGGGCCGTAGGATCCACATCCGGGACTTGCCCCCGAGCTTCAACACGCATCTCCTCCGCCACTGCGACGCCGCCTTCCCGCTCGCCGACCCGTCCTCGTCGGTCACCTCTGCGCCGACCTGCGAGTCGCTCGCCAACCACGGGCTCGGCCCGCGCACCCACGCCCGCAGCCGCTCCTGGTACCGCACCGACGCGCGCCTCCTGGAGCCCTTCttccaccgccgactcctcgagcGCCGCTGCCTCGTCGCCAACCCGAGCCTCGCCGACGCCGTCTTCCTCCCGTACTACGCGGCGCTCGACTCTATCCCCTACGTGCTTGACCCCTCGCTCCTCAACTCCTCCGCGCTTCACGGCGCGTCCCTTGCCCAGTTCCTGGCGCGCGACCGGCCTCAGATCCTGGCGCGTCGGCACGGGCACGACCATTTCATGGTCCTCGGCGGGTCCGCGTGGGACCACTCGCAGCCGCCGCGCGCGGAGCCCCGGCTGCTGGGCACCACGTCGCTGGTCAGGCTGCCGGAGTTCGAGAACTTCACGTTCCTGGCGCTGGAGTCGCGCTCGTGGCCGTGGCAGGAGCACGCGATCCCGCACCCGACGTCTTTCCACCCGGCCTCGCTCCCGCGGCTGGAGGCTTGGCTCGCGCGCGCGCGGCGCTCCCGCCGCACCACGCTGATGCTCTTCGCCGGCGGCGTCTCGCGCCCGTCCAGGCCCAACATCCGGGGCTCCATCCTCGCCGAGTGCGCGAACCGCACCGACGCGTGCGTCGTCGTGGACTGCTCGGCCGGCAAGTGCTCCCACGACCCCGTCCGGTACATGCGCCCGATGCTGGGTGCCAAGTTCTGCCTGGAGCCGCCGGGGGACACGCCGACGCGGCGGTCCACGTTCGACGCCATACTCGCCGGGTGCGTGCCGGTGTTCTTCGAGGACGCCGCGGCGAGGCGGCAGTACGGCTGGCACCTCCCCCCAGGGCGGTACGACGAGTTCTCCGTGTACATACAGAAGGAGACGGTGGTGCTCGGGGGCGTGAAGATCGCGGAGACGCTGGCGGCCGTGCCCGACGCGGAGGTGCGGAGGATGCGGGAGCGCGCGCTGGAGATGGCGCCCAGGGTGCTGTATCGGAGGCACGGGAGCACCGCGGAGCTGAGGGAGGCGGGCAATGACGCGGTCGACCTAGCCGTGGACGGCGCGCTCCGGAGGATACGCAGGCGGGCTCGCGCGCTGGAGGAAGGCCAGCCGGAGAGGATATACGCGCAGGAGGACGACAGTGTCGACGCGTAG